Genomic window (Streptomyces sp. TG1A-60):
CAGCTCGACCAGCCGGTGCCCGAACATCTGGAGCAGGAAGGGCTGGTAGGAGCAGTAGCCGAGCACCCGGTTGACGAGATCCAGGTTTTTGAACTCGAACCCGAGCGCCCGCATCGGCTCGACCAGCAGCTCGGCCGCGGATTGGGGAGCCAGCGGACCGATCACCTTCGGGGTCTGCGCGAGGTGGCCGAACGGCCCGTTGCTCGCGAGTTTGGAGAAGCGCTGCACGGAGTGCAGTCCGGCGAAGACGACCTTGGCGCGGTCCTTTGTGTCGGACCCGAGGCCCTTGAGTTTCTTGGTCTGGTCGAAGCGCGGGGCGTCCGCCTCGAAGAACTGGTCGCACTCGTCGAGCAGGACCAGCAGACGGCGGCGCGAGTCCCCGTCCAGCCATGCGCGGATTCCGACGCGCACCCGCTCGGAGATCTCCTGCCGTTTCCTTCGCCCCTGCGGCCGGTCGTCGAGTACCTGCGCCTCGGTCAGCTCCCGCTCCAGGACGCTCCACAGCGTCACCGGACCGAACGAGCTGCCTTTACCGATGTTCTCCTGGTCGAGGTTGACGTACACCGCCTGGTGGTAGCCGGGGCGTTGCTCCGTGAACCGTTCCCCGGCGTCGGCGAGCAGTGCCGACTTACCGAGCCCCCGGCCGCCGTAGATGACCTGGGTGCCGCGCGGGTCGAGGATGCTCTTGCGTTCGGCGTCACGGCCGTAGAACATCTCGCCGCCGATCCGGCCGCGCTTTTCCCTGATGTATGGGTTGACGCCCGAGAAGGGCAGCAGTGTCTGCGTGGCGGTGCTGACCTGGCGATTGCCGCGGGCAGCGAGATAGGCGAGGGCGGCGTCGTCCACGACCAGCAGCGGCTGCAACCGGCTTGCGCCGACGGCGAGTTCGACGCGGGCCTCGCGGCTCAGCGTGCCGAAGTAGACGACGAGGAGGCTCGCATCGCTGGTGTCGCGCTCTGCCCAGCTCATGACGACCTTGGCAGGCGGTCTGCCCCAGACCATCATCACCCGCAGATTGCCGCCCTGCTCCCTGATCTGCGAGCCGAACGCGGGCGCCTTCGCCCTGCCGTTGATCTCCACTCCGGTCGCTTCGAAGAGACGGTATTCCCGCCGGTGCTGGGACCGGTCGTCAAGCGGCCTGGCGCTCTTGGCGTCGTACCCGAGGAGCTTGAGGAGCGGGGGCACCTGTCTCGTCGGAGCCACTTGGAGCCGGTCCTTCCGCTCGACGGCGGCCAGCGCGCGCCACTCGTCGAGGGCCTCGGCCGCGAGTGCCGCCTCGTCGGTGGAGAGGCTGCCGTAGTCCAGGACGGGAAGCGTCGGATGCTTACCGCCGGACCGGACCAGTTCGACGAGGTCGTGGTCGATGCCTCCCGGCAGGCCGTCGGGCACAGCCGGGAAGAAGTCGGGCAGGTGGGACTCGCCTCCCTCGATCTCCGGGACGGGTTCGCCGATTTCCAGGAAGTAGACGAGGTCGGCGGCGGTAGCCAGGTCGTTCGTCTCCAGGCGCCGCAGCACCTGGGCCCGCTCCTCCGCGGTGGGGTCCAGGGCATCGAGCCGGGCGCGGATCCGGTCGGACGCTTGCTGCCGGAAGGCGGGCAGGTCACTTCGCACCGTGTCGAGCGCCCGCCGCACGTCCAGCAAGTCGTGCCGGTCGCCGCCTTCGAGGCGGTCATGGGCGTCGGCTAGCAGCTCCTGTAGGCCCAAGTCCTGATCCTCGGTCACGGCACCGTCGGCCTGCGCGCGGTGCACCTCGGCGACGAGTTCGGCGTGTGTCTTCCGCAACTCCGTGCGCCGGACGGCTTCCCGGTCGTCGATCTCAGCGTCCGCGGGCGGGACGAACTCACCAGCCCGGGCGGCGGGCAGCAACTCTTGTCCGGCCAGCTCTACGATGCTACGAGCCGCGGTGAAGGCGTCGTGGGAGAGTCGCTCGTCGAGGGCGTCCTGCCAGCTCCGGTCGACCGCGGTCAGCAGCTCGTCGAGCGACGGCCGCTCGTCACAGGTGTCGCACACCTTCAGCAGTTCCGCGTCCAGGACGATTTCTGGGTCAACCGGAGCGCCGGAACGCCTGGTCACGCTGCCACCAGCCAGCATCGCGAACAGTTCCTCCATCGATGCGCGAGCCGCCCAAGCCGTCGCGGCGGCGATGGCGTCCGAGCGCCGCGCCATCTGCTCCAGCTCGCTCAGCGAAGCCTCCCTGCCGTCCAGCAGGGACTGGCGCAGGGAGGAGATCTCCTTGGCCGCCCGGTTGCCGTCGGAACGGTCGCCGCGACGGATACCTTCGACCGCCAGGCACCACTCCTTAACCAGGCTGACGGCTCGCTCCACCAGGTGCACCAGATCCTGCCGCCCTGAGCCCTGCAGCGGCTTGCCGCTGGACGAGCGGTGTCTGCGGTCCATGCGGTCGATCTCGCTGTTGACCTCGGCCAGTTTCGCCAGCCGCTCGGCCTGCTCCCGCACCTGCTGTATCGCGTCGCGGTTGTCGCCGACGACGGTCATGAGCAGCGATCCGAGCATCCCGTCGTCGGGGGCGAGCCAACGCTTGGCGATCTCCGTCGCCCGCGCGAACCGCAGCCTCTGTGGCACGAGCAGGGCACGGCTCTGCTCACGCAGCTCCCGCAGCCGGACCTCTGTCTCGGAGACATCGGCGACCAGCGGGGAAGCGATCAACAGGGCACCGCTGAGGGCACGGTCCGCGACGGTGGTCGCCGCCTCCGCGAGCCGGTCCGGGAGTCGGGGTGCCAGCGCCTTGAGCTGAGCGCCTGCCGAGTGGTCGCCGGTGATCAGTGCGGCACGCAGCAGGGCAGGCAGCACGAGGAGTTCGCTGCCCTCGGTGTGGTGGCCCGCGTATCCGCCGTACTGCTGGAGCAGGTCCGCCGTCAGCCGGGCGCCCTGGCTGTCACCGGATGTGAGCAGCGCGGCGGCACCTGCCAGGCGGAGCGCCGCCACCTGGGGCTCGGGGTGGCCGGTGGCCCGCGCCAGATGGTGGGCGAGTCCGAAGCGTCGATCCGCGACTAGATGCGCCAACGCCCGCTCGGCTACGGCGTCGTCGGAGGCGTCACCCACGGCTGGCCCCGCTTCCCGGACGGGCGTGTCCTCCTTGAGACAGATGGAAGGTGCGGCGGACACCGACACGGGCTCGCCCGGGTCCATGAGGGGTACCGGGTCGCTCGCGGCGGGAGGCGTGGCATGCGCATCGGCAGCGTGGACGGGCTCCCGGGCCGTTATCAGGGCGAGCGCATCCGGGTCCGTGAGCGGTACCGGGCCGGTGTCCGCAGGTGGCGCAGCCTCTGCGTCGTGGGCATACGCCGGCTCAAGGGCCGTCGCAGCTTCCGGCTTGGAGGCATGCTCGGGCGCGGTCTCCTTGGTGGTTTGGCCAATGCTCTCCGCCGTTTGCCCGGCAGGCTGTCAAGCCTCGGGTTTCGTGGAGACTGAGTTAGCTGGTTGTCTGGAGTGACGCAGGAGGTTCGGTCGCGAGGTAGTGGGTGGCCTCGTGCTCGGCAGGGGTGACGTGGCCGAGTTCGCCGTGGAGACGGCGCTGGTTGAACCAGTCGACGTACTCGGCGACGGCGACCTCGACGTCGTTGATGCCGGTCCACGGTCCCTTGTTGCGGATCAGCTCGGCCTTGAACAGGCTGTTGAACGCCTCGGCCAGGGCGTTGTCGTACGAGTCGCCCCTGGAACCGACCGAGGCCACGGCGTCCTGTTGTTCCAGGCGTTCGGTGTAGCGAATGGCACGGTATTGAACGCCGCGGTCGGAGTGGTGTATCAGCCCGGTCAGGTCGCCGTCGGCGTGCCGGCGCCGCCAGATGGCCATCTCCAGGGCGTCCAGGGCGAGGTCGGTGTAGAGGGAGGTGGCGACCTGCCAGCCGACGACCATGCGGGAGAAGACGTCGATGACGAAGGCGGCGTAGACCCAGCCGGAGAAGGTTCTGATGTAGGTGATGTCGGCCACCCACAGCTGGTTCGGCGCACTCGCGGTGAACGCCCGCTCGACCAGATCAGCCGGCCGTGCCGTCTCGGGCGCGGGGCGGGTGGTGCGCGGGCTCTTGGCCCGGATCACGCCACGCAGTCCGGCCCGGCGCATCAGGCGTTCGACCGTGCAGCGGGCCACCTTGTGCCCCTCGCGCAGGAGGGCGGCGTGGACCTTGCGGGCCCCGTAGACGCTGTAGTTGGCCTCGTGGATCCGGCGTATCTCCTCGGTGAGGTGCTCGTCTCGCAGGCTGCGGGCCGAGGACGGGCGGGTGCGGGCGGCGTAGTAGGTGCTCGGCGCGATCGGCGCGTCCGTCTCGGAGAGGACGTCGCAGATCGGCTGGACGCCGAACGTCTCCTTGTACTGGTCGATGTAGGCGACCTTCATCGCAGTGGACGGTCCAGCTCCGCGGCGAAGAAAGCCGAGGCGGACTTCAATATCGCGTTCGCCCTCCGCAGTTCCTTCACCTCCCGCTCGAGCTCAGCGATCCGTGCAGCGTCGGTGCTGGTAGTGCCGGGAACGATGCCTTCGTCGGTCTCGGCCCGCTTGACCCAGCCGCGCAGGGCTTCGGGATGCACGTCGAGCTGGTCGGCGATGCGCTTGATCGCACCGGCCCGGCCAACCGCGTCCTTACGGGCTTCCATCGCCAACCGCGTCGCACGCTCACGCAGTTCGTCGGGGTACTTACGGGGAGCAGCCATGATCGGCATCCTTCCGGGTCTTCGATGCCTCCATCAAACCCGGGGCGGTTCAGGCTGTACGGCCGCATACTCCACGGTCGTCTCGGCGTCGGCGCGCTGAGGGGTTCCGTCCGCCCCGGCCCCGGTGGGTTCGCGGCCGGCATCCTCTGGCTGAGCCAACGTCAGCTCTGGGGCCATGACCACCGCGATGGCACACGTGGGCAGCACCCGCACGACCTGCTCCTGCAGAACCAGGATCTCCGCCGCCGCCTCCGCCTGCCGGCCCAGCCTGATGAGCCGGGCCAAGGCGGCCAGCGCTGCGCTTTCCTCCCGTTGCGGCTCCTCCCACACCGGTGTGTCCAGCAAGCGGCGGGCCGCGCCGCGCACGGCCTCAGCCGCAGAGGCGGCAGCGGCGGAGCTGTCCGAGCGGGAGGCAACATCCAACAGTTCCCGCAGAGGCTCCCGTGCCCGGAGGTCACGCTCGTGCGCAGCCCGGTGCGCGTGTACGGCGCACGTCATATCCTCCAGGCGGCGAGGCACCCCCTCGATTCCCGCCGTGCGGAGCACCGCGTCGACGCTGTCGAAGACGGCACCTAGCGCAGCCAGCGGGGCCAGGTCCTCCTCCTGCGGGGGCAGCCGTCCCGGACCGCACTGGTCACCTTCTCCGCAGCTTGCCGGGCTTGCGCGAGGGCCGACTGCAACTGTCGGCAGGCCGATTCCGGATCCGTCCCCTCATCGGTTCCGGCGCTGTCGGACGCCGTAGCGGTCGTCTCGTGAGAGGTGCCGGGGTCGGATACCACGATCTCGGGAGTGGGGGTATGAGTGCTTGGCCGGTCGGCGACGGCAGCGCGCACAGAATTCCCGTCGCCCGCGACCGGCGGTTCTTCGTCTTCCGCTGCTCCGGGTGCGACGTCCGGGTTCGCCGCCACGATGGAGCGCGCAGCGGCACCGACAGCGGCGAGCTGAGCCGTCTCCTTGTCGTCGGCCGTCACCGCGAACCAGTCCTGCTCCGCCGCCCACGCAAGGATGTGGGCGTCGGTGACCGAGGCGTTGCACCACGCGAACACCGTGGCCCGGACAAGCGTCGCGCCCCACCGGGTAACGGGGTCGGAAACCGTCTCGCCGTCCTGCGCGACGACGAAGTTGCCCACCTGATTCATCACGGTGACCGTGAGTTCTTTGATTCCGCATGTGCAGGTGTGCTGCCGTGCCTCACGCCGCAGCCTGGCGAGAACGTCCTGGCACAGGGCTTTGCTCACCCGTCGGGGGGCCGCTATGCGGATGCCCAGCCTGCCGAGCAACTCCTGCCGGTCCTTTGGACGCAGGGAGTTGAAGGCCAGTTCCACCATGTCGGCCGTGAGGTCGTTGAGGGCGGTGACGGCTGGGTGGTCCAAGGCGTTGAGCGCGGCGGCCAGGCCTTCGAGGTCCTGGGCCGAGACGCTCGACGGGGACCACGGCGGCCCCGTGACGACGCGGTAGCGGTCCTGCATGTACGCGTACTCCATTTCTGTGGACACCAAGGAGTCGGAAGAGGCTGGCCGGACCCGCGTGATGAATCAGCAGCCGCGCGTGTGCTCGGTGACGAACGTGTATCCGTAGGGCAGTTCCCAGCCGTCCGCCTTGCCGAGCCTGCGGCAGTGCTCCCGAAAGGCCGCACGCTGAACGACGCTGGGCGAGCACCCCGGTCGCAGGCGGCGCAGATGACCGGGGACGAACTGGATCCCCCGAAGCCCCTCGCCGCCCGGTTCGGTGCCGCCCCAGGGACGTATCGCCCGCGGCCGCGCGGGGCGGTAGCCGATGAGAGGAATGGTCCGCTGTCCGTCGCGCGGCGGGAAATGAGGCTGGCCCCAGGCGTCTCGACTGCCGAGCGCCGGTTCCAGAAGCCGTTCTGCGAGCAGTTCCGCAACGGCCGATTCCAGGGCGGCGGCCTGTGACCGGGCCGGCCGACGCCCGTAGACCGCGCTCGGCAGGACCGAACGGTCCATAAGGGCATGGCCGTCCAGGGTGAGCAGACCGCAACGGCGCACCGTGCGCATCACCAGCTGCCGGGGGCCCAGCCCGACCGCGCTGTCACCGTGGCGGTCACTTCCCGGGACGTCCTCCCTGGTAAGCACAAGAGGGTCATAACAATGCCCGGTGTCACGGTCGCCGACCAGCACGCGTTCCTCGAGCGACGTCGTGGCCATGCGGATCACCGAGCCGCCGCGGAGGCTGCGCAGCTCAAGCATCAGGCCGGGGAAGAAGTCGCCGGGCCAGACGATCCCGGTCAAACGGCCCGAAGTGTCATCGAGTTCGGCGATGACGTCCTGCACTGCCTCCTTCTCGTCCAACGCCTCGCCGGCATGGTCGAGTTCGAGGCCAACCGTGGGGCGCTCACCGTGAGACCGGCGAAGTTCCTCGACGACGTACGGATGTAAGGGAAACCAGCCGTCGATGAGCTGGGACAGCCGCAGGGGTGCCCGCCAGACGATCTCCTGTGCGTCACTCCGCAGGAGTTCACCGGTGCCGAGAGAGGCATCGTCACCCAGAGGCAGATCGACCGGGTCCAACTCTGTTTCCGGCTCTGGCTCCGATATCGCGGGCAACGTGGACGTCCAGCCGCGTCCGGCCGGGGCCAGGGGATCTCCGTGCGCTTCTGCGTCACCGGGATGATGTGACCGCCACACGCCTCCGCCCTCGAAGGCGTCGTCGAGCGTGATCCGGGAGCCGTTCTCGAACAGGCCCTGGTCGCTGTCCCCTTGGACGACGTCGGCGAGCGCCACATTCGCCCGGCACACCGCTGCGGCGTATCCCACTCCCCTGAGCACTTCCGTCGCTCCCGGGAACCCGCGAAGCCGCGGTCCAACCGCTGTGTACACGGTGACAGGCGTGGTAAGGCCGTAGCGGCGCCTCCCCGGGGTGGCCGCGCGTTCGACCGCTGCGGCAAGCGACCTGAGGTCATCGCCGCCCAGCGGCCCGGTGTCCCGCCAGCAGTCCGCGAGGGAGCTCCGGGTCATGGTGTAGTCAACCCATGTGCGCAAGACGGCACTGGAGTTGAGCGCACCCTTCACCGTGCCAAGGAGACCGCGCAGCCCTGCTCGCAGGTCGTCGTCGTGCGCGCTGCCCACCAGTGCAGCGAGGGACACGGGGACGAAAGGGCTGAGCAGCTGCTCCCGTGCCGTCGTCAGGAGATGCTCCGCATAGGCCGTCAGGTCGTCGCGCCATGCCGCCTCCGGGGACGGGTAGCAGACGTCGACGACGACATGCCCGTCCTCGTTGATCCAGCGCCGGCGCGTGCGTAAGCGAACGAGCTGGGCCGATGACAGGCTCAGAGCCGGGCCGAAAGCATGGAGATCCGGGACCAGGAGCTCCCTTCGCCGTGGCGCGGCGCCGTCTCCCGGCCGCCCCGGGCCCTCGGCCCCTGCAGGCGCCCCCGATACCCAGGCCGGTACGTCACCAAGGGCGCCCACC
Coding sequences:
- a CDS encoding IS3 family transposase (programmed frameshift) translates to MAAPRKYPDELRERATRLAMEARKDAVGRAGAIKRIADQLDVHPEALRGWVKRAETDEGIVPGTTSTDAARIAELEREVKELRRANAILKSASGFLRRGAGPSTAMKVAYIDQYKETFGVQPICDVLSETDAPIAPSTYYAARTRPSSARSLRDEHLTEEIRRIHEANYSVYGARKVHAALLREGHKVARCTVERLMRRAGLRGVIRAKSPRTTRPAPETARPADLVERAFTASAPNQLWVADITYIRTFSGWVYAAFVIDVFSRMVVGWQVATSLYTDLALDALEMAIWRRRHADGDLTGLIHHSDRGVQYRAIRYTERLEQQDAVASVGSRGDSYDNALAEAFNSLFKAELIRNKGPWTGINDVEVAVAEYVDWFNQRRLHGELGHVTPAEHEATHYLATEPPASLQTTS